Genomic DNA from Caloenas nicobarica isolate bCalNic1 chromosome 3, bCalNic1.hap1, whole genome shotgun sequence:
GCCTATGAGCATACATCACAGAGGGAACAACACTTTTTGTTACATCATCCTGACGTCACACTGCAACCAGTTACGAAGGAGGCTTTCTCATGAGTTTAGAGATAAAAGAATAAATGCCCCCTTTTGGATTTGGTGGCTGTATTTCACTTTCCTGTGCATCCTTTTCAGAACACCGAATAAGCTACAACGCACCACCAACTGAACTACGAGCTatctcttcccctcctctggTTTCCCGCCTCCATCCTTCCTCCCTTCACCTTCTCATAAAACTCTCATAAGGTTCAAACTAATGTGCTGAGGTACATCCCTGCGTTTCACTGGGCAGCTGTTCATGACCAGGAGTGTCTGGCATACACACAGCTCTTCTGGAGTTCTTTCAACTGTGCATATGGAGTAGGCTGTCAAATTATTAAACACAATTCTTGCTATTAAGTCATTTGTAATAATATTGGAGTGGttaatattatttgttttagttCAGTTGTGATTTCTTTGAATTCAGAATCTTGTACCTACAGCTTCCAAGTTCAGTTGCATCCTTACTTTTTATTTGACTTAGTTAAATATAAGCTATTAAGCTCTAGATGGTGTAAAGTGAACCTGTCAGCAGACTAGGAGGCTGCCTTTGCGCCCCGGTTCGCGGGGTCCCGGCTCGTCCCGCCGGTGGCAGCCCCGAGAGGGCCGCGTCGGAGCTGCCCTATTGCGGAGCCCTCGGGACCGGGACCGCGGCATGCGCGGGAGAGAGGCAGCGCGGGGGAGCCCCGCTGCTGCGGCCGGGCTGGGGCGACGGTCGGAGCTGCGGGTACCCCGAGGCGGGGGTGAAAGGTCGGCGCAAGGCGGCGAGGCAAGAACAGGGGAGCACCCGGCGTGGCGGTGGCGGACGGCGCTGCTGACAGTGCTGGCCGGGGATTACCGTCCCCGCTTTTGCTgcgcccgccgcctccccgaGAGCCGGGGCCCGCCCGGGGGCAAAGGGCGGAGCGAGCCGGGGCTGaagccggggccggggccggggccggggccggggccggggctggggttGCCTGCGGCCACCCCCGCCCGTGCAGGGCGCTTTCCCCAGCCATGTCCCCCAACTACATGCGGAGCTTCTCGGAGGGATGTGTGAGTAACGCGAAGCCGGAGCCGAGAGCGAGGGGTTCGGCCCCAAAACCGCGCGGCAGCCGCGTCCCCTATCCCCCGAGCACTGAGCAGCAGTGCCGGCTGCCTCCTGCACGGACCGCtcagcagcagggctgcccGGGCGAGAAACGGTTCTGCCTGGGCGCTACAAATGACCCCTTGGGGAAGCTGGAATTTAATTTGCAAGAACAAGTACCTTTATGTCTGATGATGGCACAGGCGGTCCTTCTTTTGCCATCACCTGACATCATGTAAAATCGATACAATAGCAAAACGAATGGACTTTTGGTCGAAGcgtccagctctgcctggcgCATTCTGCAACAGCAGAATACAGATAGAGGCAGTGAAACAAATTAACCAATAACTGGGAGAAAACGgaatttttatataaaattagTAGCAACGATGAAGGGTTCTAATCCATTATTTTGTTAGAAAGCTACTGCAGCCTTCACAGGCAAACTCCTTTTAAAACAcgtagaataaaataaatacttcgGATAATGAAAATTCGTGAGTAGGCCCTCAAAAATAATgctgttcatttttgttttcatgttgaATAACCCTGTGATCTCCAGCTCAGGCCACCAACGGTAATCGGCCAATTCCACACCCTTTTCTTTGGCTCTGTTCGTATGTTTTTCCTTGGTGTTCTGGGCTTTGCTGTTTATGGAAATGAGGCCTTGCATTTCAGCTGTGACCCAGACAAGAGAGAGGTTAATCTTTTCTGTTACAACCAGTTCAGGCCTATAACCCCTCAGgtaattatcttctttttttttttaattgtagaaATCcaatgttaagaaaataaactgcaaaaaaataaacataattgTTCCACATGGGAAGTAATAACTGATTGAGATAGTTATCACCTTTTTCAtgagtattttccttttaatagcCTTTAATCTGTGACTAAATATGGTGTTGTGCTTTCTATCCTTCATAACAATGATACTCACATTTCAGAAAccaactgaaattttaaaattaaaacataactGTGACTTTTACCTTTATCATCATTTAAGTGTTTATACATCTTAGATATATCAAAAACAGACTGGCAAAATGTTCCAATATGTGCATGGTTTAGCTGTCCCGATACAGTTGTAAATGATCTGACAACTACATTTCTGCTACATTTTAGGTATTCTGGGCATTACAGCTGGCGATTGTACTGATACCTGGAGCGTTTTTTCACCTTTGTGCTGCATGTAAGAACATCGCACAGGAAGAAATCCTCCAAAAGTCATTCTACACTGGTTTTTATATCTTCACTGTTTTCTTAAGGATTATCCTTGAAGTTGCGGCTTTTTGGCTTCAGATTCAGCTCTTTGGTTTCAAAGTGAACGCAATCTACATGTGTGATGTGGGAGCACTTGAAAAGAAGTTTAATGTTACCCGGTGCATGGTGCCAGAGCACTTTGAAAAGACAATTTTTCTTATTGCAATGTACACATTTACTGTGATTACAGTGGTCTTGTGCGTTGCCGAAATTTTTGAGATCTCATGTAGAAGGCTAGGTTTCTTAAAAACTCAGTGAGGTCAATCAGTCCTAGTCATTTACCGCCCTGTCCACCTGCAGTTTTATAGCAATGATTTCAAGctataacaaaaaaattctcctgTCCTCTATGCAGTGTTGCAGAAGAGATGATGACTGCTGCAGAGTAGTCACCTGACACTCACTTCTTCCCTGAAAAACACCGTATTACCTGAATAATCTTTGTTTCCGTGTCAAGACCAAAAGCAATAAGATTTATAAAAGTAGCATGTTTTCATGACCTGCCACATACAATAGTTTTGCCTCCAGAGGAGTGCCTGTGTGTGAGAAGGAGGTTATTTATAATCATATTTTTATTCACATCTTTTCTGAATACAGGTACTTGGAGCTAATAAGGTTATTGACCTTCTAGGAAAAACTATTCCAAATTTCTTACATGTTCTTATGGCTTTAGAATGAAGCACTAATGGTAGATAAGCTCTGGGCACCAGAAAGTATTCAAACTTTTTCCCAGGCAGTGTCCCTGTTGCAACCCACATCTCACACCCCAGGGGCAGAGATTCCGGGTGAAGCTGCAGTGACAAAAGATCCACTGGTATCAGCTGactctgcagcagcccagctggtgTCACCTGCCAGCTGTGAATCTCCTTTTAAATGTGAGAGAATAGCATGATATTCTTCACACTGACTGGAATGCCTTACCCTCATTATGTTTCAGCTTACGATGTTGAAGATTTTTACCAATTTTTTATGATCACATTTTGAAGGAGTAAAGGGGCTTTATGACTTAGTTTTGCATaagaatcttaaaagtgtcaaAAGAAAATCATGGAGAAAAGCCCTTTCTGGGTCCAGTTATGCCTTGATTTCAGTGAGAGTTGCTTGTGCATAACTGCAGAATTGGGCCCCCAGAATTTTTTGCTGTGTGTGTCACATCTCATTACTCTGGCTAAAGTCGCTAGAATAACAGTTAAGAAGTCTGCATACTAAAAGTATTCTATGCAAGAAGTGTATTTGGATAGGTTAGGTCTTGAACTTTATATAAGTATCAGATGTTTTTGCGTTCGACAGTCTCTTCTTAAGGACTAATAGATATCTTGAACTTAGAAGTTATTTCATTCTTTGTGCTTAAGTGAGGTaatggaaaaaaccaaccaaccaaaccaaccaacaacaaccaacaaaTTTCAGAactggagagaaaggaggaagtAGTTTCCTGTATAAAATATGTACAAATAGAAATCATAATAattagttatttattttccttttgcttttaaaatactttcaatttctaggaaaaaaaaaagaacgttttttcctctttcataattttctaTGGCTACTAAATTGAACAATTTCTGTTCTGAATCATAGTGAAACAAGAGACTCGGACTCATCACTACTTAGCAATGATCCAGGAACCAGAAAGTTAAAAGGAGTCCACCAGCATCTGTGGCCACATTTTGAGGCCTGTAACACTGAAGAGAAGAATATCTTTGCTTCTTGAATTGAAAAAACATCAAGCATAAAAGCATAAAAAGTTGAGATCCTAGTGACAGCATTTGGGtcctttcagaaatatttggaaaaatcttgaaaaattattacaaaatctTTTAGCATCAACTGTTGCTTAAGCAGTCCAAAGCGAGGTTGGGTTATAAGAGCCTTGTAAATCTCAACTACAAACTTAGTCCTCATTACGTAAATAGAATTCCATGATTTAGGCGTCTTGGATTTGATTGCTTCTGGCCATTTAAATCAAAGTGGGTCACAACTAGATGTGTGGTTTTTTGATGAGCTGATGAAGAACAATATGATAAATTTCAATACATTCACTGtactaaaatattaatgttgtgttattttttcccctgtagaaGTTATATATTAACTTGAATATATGTCTAGTCAACGCTATCAGATTTGTGCAATATAAAACTAGGTATTTGATATTTGCAAGCATTAAAATAGAATAAGAATCGCTGTGCTAATTTCTTGTTTGCATAACATGCCACGTGCTTGGGTCAACACGTTAAATTTTTTGTTACATACATTGGTATCCATCTGGAATTATTCTCTGCAAGTTAAAGTTGTAATCtcaggcaaaaaatatttttatttataagtaAAATACAATATCTATTGCTACCAAAAAGAATTTACTTCCatgtgccaagtacagtggtGACCAACCATACTCAAATCACATTTAGTCAGATGTTTGTATCATAATAAAATAACCTCATCACAACCTTGTCAGTATTTTCCCTGGTGCTTCATATTTCCATTGCTTGTTGTTCTTCTTCTGTAGATttcaaaacacttcagaaaggTCAGAGGAGTGCCAAAACCCGCAGCCCCTCAGGAGACTTCCCCATTACTGTCAAGAAAGAGCCCTGCAAAACTGGGACTGCCTGAGGACCCCCGGGCAGCTCTGAGAGCTGGATTACCCACTAACATGCCCTTTCCCTTGGTGGTCAAAGTCTGGAACATATCAAAATGTGTTCTTCCAAAGCATTGacaacacagatttttttttctgcatttcctgtGAAATTAAAATTGTCAGATTCCTCAGTTTGTTTTtcgtttaaaaacaaaatgtgcGTTGTTGTCTTAACACAAAAGTTTTTCTGTGACTGATTCCATCATTAGTTTCCTGAACACGTTGATGGAGATATTACATCCACATAAAGAAACCATTTCCCCATGGTCGTCAACACTTCTCTTTCCTATATTTGCTATTTGTTTTCCTAGCATTCATTATATCCTTAAGTGTctttaaacttttctttttcctagtcTTCCAAACTCCCAACACTTTTATCCTCATTTACATTGCTCTCTATCAACTTCCTTCCACCCTTACTCCCTCTGAGAAATATAATATGCCTGTGTGCGTTTCTCAGTGTTTCACTGATTTTAGCTTGAATGCTTAGCAAATATTTGATCCTGAAGGCCTTCTTTTGTCATTATGAAAGGAATTATGTAATAGACTGGGGGATTCTTTGATCCAATTGTATTTCTGTACACAACGAACATGAAGTTCTGTCTTCCAGAACACAGAAGtaagtattttctttg
This window encodes:
- the GJE1 gene encoding putative gap junction epsilon-1 protein; the encoded protein is MSPNYMRSFSEGCLRPPTVIGQFHTLFFGSVRMFFLGVLGFAVYGNEALHFSCDPDKREVNLFCYNQFRPITPQVFWALQLAIVLIPGAFFHLCAACKNIAQEEILQKSFYTGFYIFTVFLRIILEVAAFWLQIQLFGFKVNAIYMCDVGALEKKFNVTRCMVPEHFEKTIFLIAMYTFTVITVVLCVAEIFEISCRRLGFLKTQ